One Streptomyces sp. NBC_00223 genomic window carries:
- a CDS encoding GH1 family beta-glucosidase yields the protein MNDLSALPADFLWGAATAAYQIEGAVDEDGRAPSIWDTFSHTPGKVDGGDTGDVACDHYHRWPEDLELAKSLNLDAYRFSIAWPRIIPEGSGAVNASGLAFYDRLVDAVLEAGITPNATLYHWDLPQAQQDRGGWPERETAERFGEYAAVVAEALGDRVKDWATLNEPLCSAWIGHLEGTMAPGWTDLNAAVRASYHLHVGHGLAVQALRAAHSDLRIGIVNNLSPCEPASDSDADVAAARRADGHTNRWWLDPIHGRGYPQDMVELYGVDLPIKDGDLESIAAPLDWLGLNYYFRNVITDDPTGPVPHAKAVYLPDVRRTAMDWEVNADGLEQLLVRLSEDYGAQRVYVTENGSAYRDTVTPEGEVHDPERATYLEEHLAACARAVGRGVPLAGYFAWSLLDNFEWAYGYDKRFGLVHVDYDTQKRTMKTSGRRYAEIIEAHRRRASRAA from the coding sequence GACGGCGGCGACACCGGCGACGTCGCCTGCGACCACTACCACCGCTGGCCCGAGGACCTGGAGCTGGCCAAGTCCCTCAACCTGGACGCCTACCGCTTCTCCATAGCCTGGCCCCGCATCATCCCCGAGGGTTCGGGCGCGGTCAACGCCTCCGGGCTCGCCTTCTACGACCGGCTGGTCGACGCGGTGCTCGAAGCGGGCATCACCCCCAACGCCACGCTGTACCACTGGGACCTCCCGCAGGCCCAGCAGGACCGCGGCGGCTGGCCCGAGCGGGAGACCGCCGAGCGGTTCGGCGAGTACGCGGCCGTCGTCGCGGAGGCGCTCGGCGACCGCGTCAAGGACTGGGCGACCCTCAACGAGCCGCTGTGCTCAGCGTGGATCGGCCACCTCGAAGGCACCATGGCCCCCGGCTGGACCGATCTGAACGCCGCCGTACGGGCCTCGTACCATCTGCACGTCGGACACGGCCTGGCCGTGCAGGCGCTGCGGGCGGCCCACTCCGACCTGCGGATCGGCATCGTCAACAACCTCAGCCCGTGCGAGCCCGCCTCCGACAGCGACGCCGATGTCGCGGCCGCCCGGCGCGCCGACGGCCACACCAACCGCTGGTGGCTGGACCCGATCCACGGCCGCGGCTACCCGCAGGACATGGTGGAGCTGTACGGGGTCGACCTGCCGATCAAGGACGGCGACCTGGAGTCCATCGCGGCTCCGCTGGACTGGCTGGGCCTGAACTACTACTTCCGCAATGTCATCACGGACGACCCCACGGGTCCCGTGCCGCACGCCAAGGCGGTCTACCTGCCGGACGTGCGCCGCACCGCGATGGACTGGGAGGTCAACGCCGACGGCCTGGAGCAGCTGCTGGTCCGGCTCTCCGAGGACTACGGCGCCCAGCGCGTGTACGTCACGGAGAACGGTTCCGCCTACCGCGACACCGTGACCCCCGAGGGCGAGGTCCACGACCCCGAGCGGGCCACGTACCTGGAGGAGCACCTGGCCGCCTGCGCCCGCGCGGTCGGCCGAGGGGTCCCGCTGGCCGGGTACTTCGCCTGGTCGCTGCTGGACAACTTCGAGTGGGCGTACGGCTACGACAAGCGCTTCGGGCTTGTGCACGTCGACTACGACACGCAGAAGCGCACGATGAAGACCAGTGGTCGCCGTTACGCGGAGATCATCGAGGCACACCGTCGCAGGGCGAGCCGCGCGGCCTGA